Part of the Lolium rigidum isolate FL_2022 chromosome 6, APGP_CSIRO_Lrig_0.1, whole genome shotgun sequence genome, TCAACCCATCCCCCAACCCCATGTTCCTCCACACAGACACACAGCCCACCGCGGGCTCTGCGTACACGAACAGCAATGGCGATCACCAagcccctcctcttcctcgcgctcctcctcgtcccgCACCTCGCCGCCGCGCTCTCCTCGTCCGCCATCATCGGCGGGGCCAATgaccagcagcgccgccgcctgctcGAGAGCTACgccgacgacggcagcgacgtgTACGTGGACCCGTCCTACGAGTTCCGCAACCAGCACCTCCGCGACGCCTACGTGGCGCTGCAGGCCTGGAAGCGCGCCATCCTCTCCGACCCGCTCAACGTCACCGGCTCCTGGTCCGGCCCCGACGTCTGCGCCTACTACGGCGTCTACTGCGCGCCCTCCGAGCACGACTCCTAcgtcaccgtcgtcgccggcGTCGACCTCAACCACGCCGacctggccggccacctccccgagGCGCTCGGCATGCTCGCCGACCTCGCCGTCTTCCACGTCAACTCCAACCGCTTCTGCGGCCTCGTCCCGGACTCCTTCCACCGGATGCGCCTCCTCCACGAGCTCGACCTCAGCAACAACCGCTTCGTCGGCGGCTTCCCGGACGTCGTGCTCCGCCTGCCCAGCCTCCGCTTCCTCGACCTCCGCTACAACGAGTTCGAGGGCCCCGTCCCCAGCGAGCTCTTCGACCGCCCGCTcgacgccatcttcatcaactccAACCGCTTCCGCTTCAAGATCCCCGACAACGTCGGCAACTCCCCGGCCTCCGTCCTCGTCCTCGCCAACAACGACTTCGGCGGATGCCTCCCGGCCTCCGTCGCCAACATGTCCGGCACCCTCAACGAGATCATCCTCATGAACACGGGGCTCAAGTCCTGCGTGCCCGCCGAGCTCGGCATGCTCACCGAGCTCACCGTGCTCGACGTCAGCCACAACCAGCTCATGGGCGCCATCCCCGCCGAGCTCGCCAACCTCAAGAGCATCGAGCAGCTCGACCTCGGATACAACCGCCTCGTCGGCGACGTGCCGGAGGCCATCTGCCACCTGCCGCATCTCCAGAACTTCACCTACTCCTTCAACTACATCACGGGCGAGCCGCCGGTCTGCCTGCACGTCAAGGCGTTGGACGACCGCCGGAACTGCATCCCGTACCGCCCCGACCAGAGGTCGCCCGACCAGTGCCACTTCTTCAAGGGCAACCATGTCAACTGCGACGCCTTTAGCTGCAAGAAGTTCgtgccaccgtcgccgccgccacccccaccgtctcctcctccaccgtcacCCCCACCACCATCCCCATCACCCCCGCCaccatcaccgccaccgccatcccctccaccGCCATCCGCATCGCCCCCACCTCCGTACTACGAGGTCTCACCCGAGGAACGGTACCtctcgccgccacctccaccctaCCAGGAGCCCACAACCCCGCCCCACTACGACATCCCATCGCCGTCTTACCACGAGGTGCCACCCCCGGCGTACCACTACGACGCGCCACCTCCGCCCTACTACGAGGTGTCCCCGGAGGACCGGTacctctcgccgccacccccagcCTACCAGGAGGAGCCGACGACGCCGCCTCACTACGACCTGCCCAGCTACGACTACTCGTCgcctccaccaccaacaaccatGTGGAAGCTGCCGGCGTACGACtactcgtcgccgccgccaccggccacGCCATGAAGCTGATGATTCTTTCCGGGGAGGCTGATTTTTTCATACATTATGATCATCCACGCTTGGCGTGGTGAAGAAATGCCCTTACAATACAATCTTTTGTGTGTATCTTGTacacttcttttatttttctttctcttctcACATTAATTTGTTCTTGTTTTCCCCTTGTGAATAATGAAATATAGAAGATCGACATGAACGAGTTCCATACTACTCATTGTCAGTTCTTGATTTATACACATTGAGATTCAGGTAACTCTCTGCTAGTAGTAGTACCGTTTTATGGAGATGGTTATCCACTTCTCGTTGGCTGAACTATTCGCTCATGGAATTGGCTGTACTAGTGTATGCAAACGACATTATTAGGGGAATACCAACAACGGCAGCAGTTCAATTCAATCAACCACCGCATGCTTCACTGGAAGCATGCACAGCTAAGATTCTGAAGGCAGGACTCCAAACCGTGTTTGAACACGGCGGACACCCGTCGCCGTTCTCATCACCTGAGCAAGTTGCCAACGCAccgtgaccaccaccacctcagaaAGAAAGTCAGCCAGAGCCAGCCGTAGATTGCAGCCGCAGCTAGTAGTAGCAGGGCCGGGACCGGCGCCGTGTGCTGTCGAAAAAGTCGCCAGGCCGTGACGCGTTCGCCGCCTGGGAATGCTCGCCGGCAGGGCGCATCTCGGACGCTGGCTGGGACGGATCGATGCCATTCTCTTTCCACGCACAGACAGCTTGAGTAGAGATCAGAATAATCCGAGCTCGTAACGTTTGCTTTGTTAATTCAGATAACTTAACCGTGCTTCTTGACTTTACCCGCGTCTTGCGCTGGCGACATCGACTAAACAATCCCCTCCTGCACGAACGCCGACCGACGTGCGCGCACAGAACCTTCACAACACCGACGTGCCCTCCGCCATGGAATGGAACAAACCATGTGTGCACTGCACGTACAACTGACAACTGAGAGAGGAATCGCCGTGCGGCCATTTTGCTACACGCCGGTGCGGCGGTGCCTTGCATTGCTCGCAGGCATGGCCGTTTGTCAGAGCTTTCCCGGGCACATCCTCTCCCGCAAAGACAGGAATCAGATTAGGTGACCGGACGAAGGTAGGAGAACAAGTGGTTACCGCGAGAGCCGGCGCGCGCATGTGCAGCTACCTAATCTAGTGCTGTTTGCTCTGACTTTATACGTAACACGCCGCGCGATTGTTGGGCGCGATGCTGTATTAATTTGTTCTACAATTTGATATGATCTGGTCAGCTTTTCGATCGGGTACAACAGACTATTGCAGAGGATTGCCGATGTTTTACATGTGCGTAACGTTAAACTTCGGTACCACGGTCTCCGTTCAAAGATAACaaaaagggaaatttctactgtatcCGCTCGATTCGTTCTTGGGTTAATCCAGCAACATGCATTGCATTGCCCCATGTGGCCTCGGCGTACGGTCCTCATAAACTACCACTAATCTCTTCTCGCATTCTATATATTTATACAGAAGAACACGATCATGGTTGTCAATCTTGTTATTCCGTCTACTGAGACTTTCAGAGTGTATATATACAGCAGAAATGCTCAGAGAGATGTCGTACACAAGAAAACTGTTTTAGCCACCTAGGACAGCTAATTTGGCAAGTGTATAAGTCATACCATTTCCTTGCGAACAAGTTATGAACATCGTTTGTAATTCTAACTGTCGCTGATTAAA contains:
- the LOC124663577 gene encoding leucine-rich repeat extensin-like protein 3, whose protein sequence is MAITKPLLFLALLLVPHLAAALSSSAIIGGANDQQRRRLLESYADDGSDVYVDPSYEFRNQHLRDAYVALQAWKRAILSDPLNVTGSWSGPDVCAYYGVYCAPSEHDSYVTVVAGVDLNHADLAGHLPEALGMLADLAVFHVNSNRFCGLVPDSFHRMRLLHELDLSNNRFVGGFPDVVLRLPSLRFLDLRYNEFEGPVPSELFDRPLDAIFINSNRFRFKIPDNVGNSPASVLVLANNDFGGCLPASVANMSGTLNEIILMNTGLKSCVPAELGMLTELTVLDVSHNQLMGAIPAELANLKSIEQLDLGYNRLVGDVPEAICHLPHLQNFTYSFNYITGEPPVCLHVKALDDRRNCIPYRPDQRSPDQCHFFKGNHVNCDAFSCKKFVPPSPPPPPPSPPPPSPPPPSPSPPPPSPPPPSPPPPSASPPPPYYEVSPEERYLSPPPPPYQEPTTPPHYDIPSPSYHEVPPPAYHYDAPPPPYYEVSPEDRYLSPPPPAYQEEPTTPPHYDLPSYDYSSPPPPTTMWKLPAYDYSSPPPPATP